The Sulfurimonas hydrogeniphila genome includes a window with the following:
- a CDS encoding Hpt domain-containing protein produces MGVRSDLEENFDFEIIDEFLDHYAMMVESMEVMILDLSKPNMYERSVNELFRVFHNIKSASGYLKIIPMNKLAAFVEDELESLRQKKPPVSDETTDWLLNISDMFAVWNDDLRQNNKLSKIKYSLLKIPDLEK; encoded by the coding sequence ATGGGTGTAAGAAGTGATTTAGAAGAAAACTTTGATTTTGAAATTATTGATGAGTTTTTGGATCACTATGCTATGATGGTTGAGAGCATGGAAGTTATGATTCTTGACCTTTCAAAACCCAATATGTACGAAAGAAGTGTCAATGAACTTTTTCGTGTATTTCATAATATAAAATCAGCAAGCGGTTATTTGAAAATCATACCAATGAATAAACTGGCTGCTTTTGTTGAAGATGAGCTTGAATCTTTACGTCAAAAAAAACCGCCTGTCAGTGATGAAACAACAGACTGGCTGTTAAATATCAGTGATATGTTTGCTGTTTGGAATGACGACTTGAGACAGAACAACAAACTCAGTAAAATAAAATACTCCTTATTAAAAATCCCTGACTTGGAAAAATAA
- the hisA gene encoding 1-(5-phosphoribosyl)-5-[(5-phosphoribosylamino)methylideneamino]imidazole-4-carboxamide isomerase, giving the protein MTLYPAIDLKDGKAVRLTKGLMESAKIYSNEPYELVKKFEEMGAEWVHLVDLNGAFAGEPKNLEQIIKIRQNSDVKLELGGGIRDEATIQKMLDIGIDRIILGSIAVKDPQFVRDMAAKYPIAVGIDAIDGYVAVEGWGEVSTMRATDLAKEFANAGVEAIICTDVGKDGTLSGVNVDFTLDIARAGKISTIASGGVKDEEDIKALIATGEVDGVIIGKAYYEGRLDLAKMFKLVN; this is encoded by the coding sequence ATGACATTATATCCGGCAATAGATTTAAAAGACGGCAAAGCAGTTCGTTTGACAAAAGGTTTGATGGAGAGTGCGAAAATCTACTCAAACGAGCCTTATGAATTAGTGAAAAAATTTGAAGAAATGGGTGCGGAGTGGGTGCATCTGGTTGATTTAAACGGTGCATTTGCGGGAGAGCCTAAAAATCTTGAACAAATCATCAAAATTCGTCAAAACTCAGATGTAAAACTTGAACTTGGCGGTGGTATTCGTGATGAAGCAACGATTCAAAAGATGTTGGATATCGGAATTGACAGGATTATTTTAGGTTCTATTGCGGTAAAAGATCCTCAGTTTGTAAGAGATATGGCGGCAAAATATCCCATCGCAGTAGGCATAGATGCCATAGACGGATATGTGGCAGTCGAAGGCTGGGGCGAAGTCAGTACCATGCGTGCGACTGATCTGGCAAAAGAGTTTGCAAATGCCGGTGTAGAGGCGATAATATGCACAGATGTCGGCAAAGACGGTACACTCAGCGGCGTCAATGTAGATTTTACACTTGATATCGCAAGAGCCGGTAAAATAAGCACAATTGCAAGCGGCGGTGTGAAAGATGAAGAGGATATAAAAGCTTTGATAGCCACGGGTGAAGTGGATGGTGTTATCATAGGAAAAGCTTATTATGAGGGCAGGTTGGATTTAGCCAAAATGTTTAAATTGGTAAATTAA
- a CDS encoding 50S ribosomal protein L11 methyltransferase, whose protein sequence is MKVSSHHELFADFLADTLPIGFEETDNGFIIRSEEELDTIMWGIEQFAEALQKALGKSVDVECTQKKLQNNDWVESYKNSIEPLVIDKFYIHPTWNDNHPNLINIVIDPALAFGTGHHPTTASSLRAISQHVKKNDRVLDVGCGSGILGIAAMKLGAVVDACDTDPVSVENSIKNAKLNNLEFHSIWEGSASNLDEKYTIVVANIVADVLTFIANDLKKAMAEDGILILSGILNKYEEKVLNAYKDCKITQRIAQDEWVTLVLKREKK, encoded by the coding sequence GTGAAAGTCTCTTCACATCATGAACTCTTTGCAGATTTTTTGGCAGATACTTTACCGATCGGGTTTGAAGAGACAGACAACGGATTCATTATAAGAAGTGAAGAAGAACTCGACACTATAATGTGGGGGATTGAGCAGTTTGCAGAGGCCTTACAAAAAGCACTCGGCAAATCTGTAGACGTAGAGTGTACACAAAAAAAACTCCAAAACAATGACTGGGTAGAATCTTATAAAAACAGTATAGAACCCCTTGTTATAGATAAATTTTACATCCATCCTACATGGAATGACAATCATCCAAACCTGATAAACATAGTAATAGATCCGGCGCTTGCTTTTGGTACAGGGCATCATCCGACAACTGCTTCTTCTTTGCGCGCAATTTCTCAACATGTGAAAAAGAATGACAGAGTTTTGGATGTAGGCTGCGGCAGCGGTATACTGGGAATTGCAGCTATGAAGCTTGGAGCTGTCGTGGATGCTTGTGACACGGACCCTGTATCGGTCGAAAATTCTATAAAAAATGCAAAATTGAATAATTTGGAGTTTCACTCCATATGGGAAGGTTCTGCTTCAAATTTGGATGAAAAGTACACTATAGTCGTGGCAAACATAGTTGCAGATGTGTTGACTTTTATTGCAAATGATCTGAAAAAAGCAATGGCAGAGGACGGAATCTTGATTTTATCAGGTATACTGAATAAGTATGAAGAAAAAGTTCTCAATGCTTATAAAGACTGTAAAATAACACAAAGAATAGCCCAGGACGAATGGGTTACATTAGTTTTAAAAAGAGAGAAAAAATAA
- the ruvB gene encoding Holliday junction branch migration DNA helicase RuvB, translated as MERVVDIETFSLEEESSEVTLRPDAWSEYIGQEQIKKNLAVFIEASKKRDEALDHVLFYGPPGLGKTTLALIIANEMNANIKVTAAPMIEKSGDLAAILTNLEEGDILFIDEIHRLSPAVEEILYSSMEDYRIDIIIGSGPAAQTVKIDLPRFTLIGATTRAGMLSNPLRDRFGMSFRMNFYNQEELAKIIVQASNKLECQIIHEAALEIAKRSRGTPRIALRLLRRVRDFAEVADEKNINHQRTRYALDELGINSHGFDEMDLRLLTLLASAKGRAMGLSTIAAALSEDEGTVEDVLEPYLLANGYLERTAKGRRATPATYDVLNMSCVNEDGTLF; from the coding sequence ATGGAAAGAGTTGTAGATATTGAAACTTTTTCTCTTGAAGAAGAGAGCAGCGAAGTTACATTACGTCCTGATGCCTGGAGTGAATATATAGGGCAGGAACAGATTAAAAAGAATCTTGCTGTTTTTATAGAAGCTTCAAAAAAAAGAGATGAAGCACTTGATCATGTTTTGTTCTACGGACCTCCGGGACTTGGTAAAACAACTTTAGCCTTGATTATCGCCAATGAAATGAATGCGAATATTAAAGTGACAGCCGCACCGATGATAGAAAAAAGCGGTGATTTGGCAGCAATTCTGACAAACCTGGAAGAGGGGGACATTCTCTTTATCGATGAAATACACAGGCTCTCTCCTGCCGTTGAAGAAATCCTATACTCTTCTATGGAAGACTATAGAATAGATATTATCATCGGCAGTGGTCCTGCTGCACAGACGGTCAAGATTGATTTGCCTCGATTTACGCTTATAGGAGCGACAACACGGGCGGGAATGCTTTCAAATCCATTAAGAGACAGGTTTGGTATGAGTTTTCGCATGAATTTTTACAATCAGGAAGAACTGGCAAAAATCATTGTGCAGGCATCGAATAAGCTCGAATGCCAAATCATTCATGAAGCGGCTCTGGAGATTGCAAAAAGAAGTCGTGGAACACCACGTATTGCCCTGCGTCTGTTGCGTCGCGTGAGAGATTTTGCGGAAGTTGCCGATGAAAAAAATATAAATCATCAGCGTACCCGATATGCATTGGATGAACTGGGCATCAATTCACACGGTTTTGATGAAATGGATCTGCGTCTGCTGACGCTTTTAGCAAGTGCCAAAGGACGTGCAATGGGGCTGAGCACGATCGCGGCAGCCTTGAGTGAAGATGAGGGAACGGTAGAAGATGTTTTGGAACCGTATCTGCTTGCAAACGGTTATTTGGAACGGACAGCAAAGGGCAGACGGGCAACACCCGCAACCTACGATGTCTTAAATATGTCATGTGTAAATGAAGACGGGACACTTTTTTAG
- the hisH gene encoding imidazole glycerol phosphate synthase subunit HisH, whose amino-acid sequence MIAIIDYNMGNLASVKNAFAKLGQETVVESNPDKFKEYDKLILPGVGAFGDAMQHLHERNMVESIKEFAKSDKPMLGICLGMQLLFENSEEFGKHEGLGLIKGSVVKFDTKKFNEPLKVPHMGWNRMFTKEHPLFAGLDDEHYLYFVHTYHVACKDANDIIGETYYGYKFTSAVAHGNIMGIQPHPEKSHKNGLKILENFIQL is encoded by the coding sequence ATGATAGCAATAATTGATTATAACATGGGAAATTTGGCAAGTGTGAAAAATGCGTTTGCCAAGCTTGGACAAGAGACAGTAGTTGAGAGTAATCCTGATAAATTTAAAGAGTATGACAAGCTGATATTGCCCGGTGTCGGTGCTTTTGGTGATGCGATGCAGCATTTGCATGAACGGAATATGGTAGAGTCCATAAAGGAATTTGCAAAGAGTGACAAACCGATGCTTGGAATTTGTCTCGGAATGCAGCTTTTGTTTGAAAATTCCGAAGAGTTTGGCAAACATGAAGGGCTCGGGCTTATAAAAGGCAGTGTTGTAAAGTTTGATACGAAAAAATTCAATGAACCTTTGAAGGTTCCGCATATGGGCTGGAACAGAATGTTTACAAAAGAGCATCCTCTGTTTGCAGGACTGGATGATGAGCATTATCTGTATTTTGTACATACATACCATGTTGCATGTAAAGATGCCAATGACATTATCGGAGAAACATATTATGGCTATAAATTTACTTCTGCCGTTGCTCACGGTAATATAATGGGAATACAGCCCCATCCTGAAAAAAGCCATAAAAACGGTTTGAAAATTTTAGAAAATTTTATACAACTGTAA
- a CDS encoding AI-2E family transporter — protein MKSQYFIAVLFATSLYWMYLLYEPFLLVMTIAALLAISTATINNYFEELFSSRLLAAFVSSLLLAMLFFAPLGYFLATLTIKLNNLEPSSLQNIELYINGLITNPPKFLLFLKPYLADSLKGIDINSLTTNALHVAAKIGTFSAGFVKNAFLVIVFYFFALYNGSTIVEFLKRVVQMSVEDSTLLARELSAVMSVVFYSIIATAMFEGALFGIVVSFMGYNGLLFGIMYGFASLLPVIGGILMWLPFMIYEFSVGHNANAVFIALYSIIVISIIADTFVKPLIIKEINNRLLKESDAQLNELVIFFAIIAGLTTFGFWGMILGPAITAFFLAILKLFEARTQECETKNQV, from the coding sequence ATGAAATCACAATATTTTATAGCTGTTTTGTTTGCTACATCTTTGTACTGGATGTATCTTCTGTATGAACCTTTTTTGCTTGTGATGACTATTGCCGCTTTATTGGCAATTTCTACGGCTACGATCAATAACTATTTTGAAGAGTTGTTTTCCTCTCGTTTGTTGGCGGCATTTGTATCAAGTCTGCTGCTTGCCATGCTCTTTTTTGCACCGCTTGGTTACTTTTTGGCAACACTCACAATCAAGCTGAACAATTTGGAGCCGAGCAGTTTGCAAAATATAGAACTCTATATAAACGGGCTGATTACCAATCCACCGAAATTTCTGCTCTTTTTAAAACCTTATCTTGCAGATTCTTTAAAAGGAATAGATATCAACAGTTTGACTACAAATGCTTTACATGTAGCTGCAAAAATTGGAACATTCAGTGCAGGTTTTGTAAAAAATGCTTTTTTGGTCATTGTTTTTTACTTTTTTGCTTTGTATAACGGTTCTACAATTGTAGAGTTTCTCAAACGTGTTGTCCAGATGTCTGTTGAAGACAGTACTTTACTTGCACGGGAACTCTCCGCTGTTATGAGTGTTGTTTTTTATTCCATCATCGCTACGGCAATGTTTGAAGGTGCACTCTTTGGTATAGTAGTCTCTTTTATGGGCTATAACGGCCTGCTCTTTGGCATTATGTACGGATTTGCTTCTTTACTTCCTGTTATAGGAGGAATTTTAATGTGGCTTCCGTTTATGATTTATGAATTTTCGGTAGGACATAATGCAAATGCTGTTTTTATAGCACTCTATTCAATTATTGTGATTTCCATTATAGCAGATACTTTTGTGAAGCCTTTGATAATTAAGGAGATAAACAATCGACTGCTCAAAGAGAGTGATGCACAGCTCAACGAACTTGTTATTTTCTTTGCAATTATTGCAGGGCTGACAACTTTCGGATTTTGGGGAATGATTTTAGGGCCTGCAATAACAGCTTTTTTTCTTGCAATTTTAAAACTTTTTGAAGCCAGAACGCAAGAGTGTGAAACGAAAAATCAGGTATAA
- the waaC gene encoding lipopolysaccharide heptosyltransferase I, whose translation MKKDIKNIAIVRLSALGDIINSAVVLQFIKKEYPDVKIDWISEEIFSDILQNNKHLHTVHTVNLKKLKKTKSFSLLQKTFAELSMLPDYDIIIDMQGLLKSAAVARIIGKNTHGFDKNSIRESLAALFYKTTSSVPYEENVIKRNCFVVADALGFEITDAMILNKEPVFSQTKEFSLQRKKKNIAFVIGASWPSKIYPKESVADICNRLQEQCYIIWGNASEKEEAQWICTHSANAVLAPKLTLGELVSFISSMDLLIGNDTGPTHLAWAQNIPSITLLGPTTTRMIYETPKNIALKSPSKVNILKINKNDFSIKEISPQQVIQKAKELLTNGL comes from the coding sequence ATGAAAAAAGATATTAAAAATATTGCTATTGTCAGACTCTCCGCACTCGGAGATATAATCAACAGTGCAGTTGTATTGCAGTTTATCAAAAAAGAGTATCCTGATGTAAAAATAGACTGGATAAGTGAAGAGATTTTTTCAGATATTTTACAAAACAACAAACACCTGCATACAGTTCACACTGTCAATCTAAAAAAACTCAAAAAGACAAAAAGCTTTTCCTTGCTACAAAAAACATTCGCTGAGCTCTCTATGCTGCCCGATTATGATATTATAATAGATATGCAAGGACTTTTAAAGTCAGCAGCAGTTGCCAGAATCATAGGGAAGAATACCCATGGTTTTGATAAAAATTCAATACGTGAATCTTTGGCCGCACTTTTTTATAAAACGACCTCCTCTGTCCCGTATGAAGAAAATGTTATAAAGCGCAACTGCTTTGTTGTTGCTGACGCTCTCGGATTTGAGATTACGGATGCTATGATTTTAAACAAAGAACCCGTTTTTTCACAAACAAAAGAATTTTCACTGCAACGCAAGAAAAAAAACATTGCCTTTGTGATAGGCGCTTCCTGGCCTTCAAAAATTTATCCAAAAGAGTCTGTTGCCGACATTTGCAATAGACTCCAGGAGCAGTGTTACATTATTTGGGGCAATGCATCTGAAAAAGAAGAGGCACAATGGATATGCACACATTCGGCAAATGCGGTACTGGCCCCAAAACTCACGCTGGGAGAACTTGTATCTTTTATATCGAGCATGGATCTGCTTATAGGGAATGACACCGGTCCGACACATCTGGCATGGGCGCAAAATATTCCCTCCATTACACTTTTGGGTCCGACTACCACGAGAATGATTTACGAAACGCCAAAAAATATAGCACTCAAATCACCCTCAAAGGTAAATATTCTTAAAATTAATAAAAATGACTTCTCCATCAAAGAAATTTCTCCACAACAAGTCATACAAAAAGCAAAGGAGCTGTTAACCAATGGGCTATAA
- a CDS encoding chemotaxis response regulator CheY, translating to MKLLVVDDSSTMRRIIKNTLARLGYKDVLEGADGVEGWAQMDANPDIDMLITDWNMPEMNGLELVKKVRADERFKDTPIIMVTTEGGKAEVITALKAGVNNYIVKPFTPQVLKEKLAAVMGVSE from the coding sequence TTGAAATTACTTGTTGTTGATGATAGTTCTACAATGCGTCGTATTATAAAAAATACATTGGCTCGACTTGGTTATAAAGATGTACTTGAAGGTGCAGACGGTGTTGAAGGCTGGGCGCAAATGGACGCAAATCCTGATATTGATATGCTGATCACAGACTGGAATATGCCTGAGATGAACGGGCTTGAGCTTGTCAAAAAAGTTCGTGCGGATGAGCGCTTTAAAGATACACCTATCATTATGGTTACGACTGAAGGTGGAAAAGCAGAGGTTATTACAGCACTTAAAGCCGGAGTAAACAATTATATTGTAAAACCGTTTACGCCTCAGGTTTTAAAAGAAAAACTTGCTGCCGTGATGGGTGTATCTGAGTAA
- the trpA gene encoding tryptophan synthase subunit alpha, with protein MKNLVAYITSGYPEKSFTVDLSLALAQSGVDTLELGVPFSDPVADGPLIEKANHKSLELGFKFKDLLEISKEIAPQVDTLWMGYFNSFYQQNMQNLIPLAKELGINGLIIPDVPHEEALTYKDLFQSNGIANISFVAPTDSEERIQTVVSDAQKFIYMVAYTGITGSGKAEDLQPFLHSIKKYTKTPVYVGFGVNEKTAKEKVQGADGVIVGSAFVKILLNNDINYMQKITQCCELAKVIKDKINT; from the coding sequence TTGAAAAACTTAGTAGCATACATAACATCCGGCTATCCGGAAAAATCTTTTACAGTTGACTTGAGTCTCGCCCTTGCACAAAGCGGTGTCGACACTTTGGAACTCGGTGTTCCTTTTTCAGACCCTGTAGCTGATGGTCCTCTCATAGAAAAAGCAAATCACAAATCACTTGAACTTGGATTTAAATTTAAAGATTTGCTTGAAATTTCCAAAGAGATTGCCCCTCAGGTAGATACACTCTGGATGGGTTATTTCAACAGTTTTTACCAGCAAAACATGCAAAATCTCATTCCTTTGGCAAAAGAACTTGGCATAAACGGACTGATTATTCCGGATGTTCCCCATGAAGAGGCGTTGACATACAAAGATTTATTTCAAAGCAACGGTATTGCAAACATCTCTTTTGTTGCACCTACAGACAGCGAAGAGAGGATACAGACTGTTGTCAGCGATGCGCAAAAGTTCATCTATATGGTTGCTTATACTGGGATAACAGGCTCAGGAAAAGCCGAAGATCTGCAGCCTTTTTTGCACTCTATCAAAAAATACACCAAAACACCCGTATATGTAGGTTTCGGTGTAAACGAAAAAACAGCAAAAGAAAAAGTGCAAGGTGCTGACGGGGTCATAGTCGGGAGTGCTTTTGTAAAAATTTTACTCAATAATGATATAAACTATATGCAAAAAATCACTCAATGCTGTGAACTTGCAAAAGTGATTAAAGATAAAATCAACACTTAG
- a CDS encoding lipid A biosynthesis lauroyl acyltransferase: MGYNFLLVIEHILMLVPHKARKAFFTFLAFIGYKSAKKYRRIVKQNLNYAFDNSMSDEEIDTITRYSFKNLLYNFLHLMEMRHLSKEEIAKRITVINKKEIERIHKEGRAVIYVTPHYCAWELGAAGLALHVEPIAPVYKKLKNRIYEKWLLDARARFGNTNLEKTNVVKPLIRLIKQGKASGILIDTNINEKEGVMVNFLGKPLRMTATPAYLARKFNAAIVPVHIRTDDEENYTIIIANETKVDKTENEKEDIQKATQLQADWLTSIIKKEPKFWFWLHRRWKNDKPEIYT, translated from the coding sequence ATGGGCTATAATTTCCTCCTCGTCATTGAACATATTTTAATGCTAGTGCCGCATAAAGCACGCAAAGCATTTTTTACCTTTTTAGCCTTTATCGGCTACAAATCAGCAAAAAAATACCGTCGTATCGTCAAACAAAACCTCAACTATGCCTTTGACAACAGTATGAGTGACGAAGAAATTGACACCATCACACGCTACAGCTTTAAAAACCTGCTCTATAACTTTTTACACCTTATGGAAATGCGCCATTTGAGCAAAGAAGAAATTGCCAAGAGAATTACAGTAATAAATAAAAAAGAAATTGAGAGAATTCACAAAGAAGGCCGTGCCGTTATTTATGTGACTCCCCATTACTGTGCCTGGGAACTTGGTGCGGCAGGACTTGCTTTACATGTAGAACCCATTGCTCCTGTATACAAAAAGCTCAAAAACAGAATCTATGAAAAATGGCTGCTCGATGCAAGAGCAAGATTTGGCAACACCAATCTTGAGAAAACAAATGTTGTCAAACCTCTTATACGCCTTATAAAACAGGGAAAAGCCAGCGGGATTTTAATAGATACCAATATCAATGAGAAAGAGGGTGTTATGGTGAATTTTTTAGGCAAACCGCTGCGTATGACGGCAACACCTGCTTATTTGGCACGCAAATTCAATGCCGCCATAGTGCCCGTACACATAAGAACTGATGATGAAGAAAACTACACAATAATTATAGCTAATGAGACAAAAGTTGATAAAACAGAGAATGAAAAAGAAGATATACAAAAAGCAACACAGCTCCAAGCCGACTGGCTCACTTCCATCATCAAAAAAGAGCCAAAGTTTTGGTTTTGGCTCCATCGTCGATGGAAAAACGACAAACCCGAAATTTATACCTGA
- the panB gene encoding 3-methyl-2-oxobutanoate hydroxymethyltransferase gives MSKKLTITAIKKRKGEKPLVMITAYDALFAKLLEPSADMILVGDSLNMSFAGRNDTISTTLEQMIYHTNAVCKGAPNSFVICDMPFGTYTCKEDALHNAIKVFQKTPADCVKIEGGTDKAEIIQHLTDNGIAVCGHIGLLPQSVRSEGGYKVKGKSADEREQLLKDAKAVEEAGAFCMVIEGTKAEVAKEVAQSVTIPVIGIGAGADVDGQVLVFSDMLGFFEEFTPKFVKKYLEGATLVKKALQEYADEVVNRKFPTEEHIY, from the coding sequence ATGAGTAAAAAATTAACGATAACAGCTATAAAAAAAAGAAAGGGTGAAAAGCCTTTGGTAATGATAACGGCCTATGACGCACTCTTTGCAAAACTGCTCGAACCAAGTGCAGATATGATTTTGGTTGGTGACAGTTTAAATATGAGCTTTGCAGGCCGCAATGATACAATCAGTACCACATTGGAACAAATGATTTATCACACAAATGCCGTTTGTAAAGGGGCACCAAACAGTTTTGTGATTTGCGATATGCCTTTTGGAACCTATACATGTAAAGAAGATGCTTTACATAATGCTATAAAAGTTTTTCAAAAGACACCGGCAGACTGTGTGAAGATAGAAGGCGGAACAGACAAAGCAGAGATTATTCAACATTTGACAGATAACGGCATTGCAGTATGTGGACATATAGGACTTTTGCCACAGTCGGTAAGAAGTGAAGGCGGATACAAAGTCAAAGGGAAAAGTGCTGATGAAAGAGAACAGCTCCTCAAAGATGCCAAGGCAGTTGAAGAAGCAGGTGCCTTTTGTATGGTGATAGAAGGAACAAAAGCCGAGGTTGCAAAAGAGGTCGCACAGAGTGTGACGATACCGGTTATAGGAATAGGTGCAGGTGCTGATGTAGACGGCCAGGTTTTGGTATTTTCTGATATGTTGGGATTTTTTGAAGAATTTACTCCAAAATTTGTAAAAAAATATCTTGAGGGGGCTACTCTGGTTAAGAAAGCTTTGCAAGAGTATGCGGATGAGGTTGTGAACCGTAAATTTCCGACAGAGGAACATATATACTAA
- a CDS encoding PDC sensor domain-containing protein: MVPIDIQHFAEGRTKARAYFCYLFSKNIPNRLPSLSEDMIMPRLLKIKADLENCEGVYLLDHKGVQVSPTFTKDDRIDDDIGKIRADRAYYYRAVREGRCTITDPYPSLITGDLTVTASAPIFDENGSLRYVACIDMPLEEVLKIAHLNKMDIFFGEFFKWTYGAFAFALVAIALLLFVKGIESFFEYGISIGHFQIKDVFEATILLTLSLAIFDLSKTLIEEEILGRYKEHDIAGPHKTMVRFLGSIIIALSIEALMLVFKFAITDPNKLIYSMYIIAGVGILIVSLAIYIKFTKLKIDE, from the coding sequence ATGGTTCCTATAGATATTCAACATTTTGCCGAAGGCAGAACAAAAGCCAGAGCATATTTTTGTTACCTTTTTTCAAAGAATATTCCCAATAGACTTCCTTCTTTAAGTGAAGATATGATTATGCCGAGACTGCTTAAAATAAAAGCAGATCTTGAAAACTGTGAGGGAGTGTACCTTCTTGACCACAAGGGTGTACAGGTAAGTCCGACTTTTACAAAAGATGATCGGATAGATGATGATATAGGAAAGATTCGTGCTGACCGTGCGTACTACTATCGTGCAGTCAGAGAAGGCAGATGTACGATTACCGATCCGTATCCGTCACTCATTACAGGTGATTTGACTGTAACGGCATCAGCGCCTATATTTGATGAAAACGGTTCGCTCAGGTATGTGGCATGTATTGATATGCCGCTTGAAGAAGTGTTGAAAATTGCACATCTCAATAAAATGGATATATTCTTTGGAGAATTTTTCAAGTGGACTTATGGTGCTTTTGCATTTGCTTTGGTGGCTATAGCACTTTTGCTTTTCGTAAAAGGGATAGAGAGTTTTTTTGAATATGGAATTTCAATAGGTCATTTTCAGATTAAAGATGTTTTTGAAGCAACAATTTTGCTTACACTCTCTTTGGCAATTTTTGATCTTTCCAAAACCCTTATTGAAGAGGAGATATTAGGACGCTATAAAGAACATGACATAGCAGGCCCGCACAAAACGATGGTCCGCTTTTTGGGTTCTATCATTATTGCACTTTCCATTGAAGCATTAATGCTTGTATTCAAGTTTGCAATTACAGATCCAAACAAGCTGATCTATTCTATGTATATTATTGCGGGTGTAGGTATACTGATAGTCTCTTTGGCAATATATATCAAATTTACAAAATTAAAGATAGATGAATAA